Proteins from one Tachyglossus aculeatus isolate mTacAcu1 chromosome 23, mTacAcu1.pri, whole genome shotgun sequence genomic window:
- the F2RL2 gene encoding proteinase-activated receptor 3: protein MKTLVLATTGLFLLSSGLGQRGAEWDPANPANPTPFLKTFRGAPQDVYEDFPLSVIEGWTSATLTKRCSGETAGGASLRVNNATLGYLTGSLSTKLIPTVYIMVFTLGVPANAVTLWMLFFQSGSISMTIFYTNLAVADFLFCLTLPFKISYHLNGNNWLFGEAMCRATTVIFYGNMYCSILLLACISVSRYLAVVHPFLYRRLPRRHYAILACGLVWLTVFLYMLPFFILKQEYHLEQLGVFTCHDVHNTCETISPFQFYYFISLAVFGFLVPLSVIIFCYVTIVRSLKAYDQKWFWYVKVSLLILSIFAICFTPSNVILIAHHANYYYNNTDDLYVFYLVALCLGSLNSCLDPFLYFLMSKITDHSNSYLTTVKTAREQ from the exons ATGAAGACTCTAGTATTGGCAACAACTGGACTGTTTTTACTGTCCTCTGGCCTTGGTCAAAGAG GGGCGGAATGGGACCCTGCTAACCCCGccaatcctactcccttcctcaagaCCTTCCGAGGGGCCCCTCAAGATGTCTATGAGGACTTCCCCCTGTCGGTAATAGAGGGCTGGACGAGTGCCACGCTTACTAAAAGGTGCTCCGGGGAGACGGCGGGCGGGGCGTCTCTCCGAGTGAACAACGCCACCCTGGGATACCTCACCGGCTCTTTAAGCACCAAACTGATCCCCACCGTCTACATAATGGTCTTCACCCTGGGGGTGCCAGCCAACGCTGTGACCCTGTGGATGCTGTTCTTCCAAAGCGGATCCATCAGCATGACCATCTTCTACACCAACCTGGCCGTCGCCgacttcctcttctgcctcaccctgcccTTCAAGATCTCCTACCACCTCAACGGGAACAACTGGCTCTTCGGAGAGGCCATGTGCCGGGCCACGACCGTCATCTTCTATGGCAACATGTACTGCTCCATCCTGCTCCTGGCCTGCATCAGCGTCAGCCGGTACCTGGCGGTGGTTCACCCCTTCCTCTACCGCAGGCTCCCCAGGCGCCACTACGCCATCCTAGCCTGTGGCCTggtgtggctcacggtcttcctgtACATGCTGCCGTTCTTCATCCTGAAGCAAGAGTACCACCTGGAGCAGCTGGGGGTCTTCACCTGCCATGACGTGCACAACACCTGCGAgaccatctcccccttccagttcTACTACTTCATCTCTCTGGCGGTGTTTGGGTTCCTCGTGCCCCTCAGCGTCATCATCTTCTGTTACGTCACCATCGTACGGTCGCTCAAAGCCTATGACCAAAAGTGGTTCTGGTACGTGAAAGTTAGTCTCCTGATCCTCTCGATATTTGCCATCTGCTTCACTCCAAGCAACGTGATCCTGATCGCTCACCACGccaactactactacaacaacacgGATGACTTGTACGTCTTCTATCTGGTGGCCTTGTGCCTGGGCAGTCTGAACAGCTGCCTCGACCCCTTCCTCTACTTTCTCATGTCGAAGATCACAGACCATTCAAATTCTTACCTCACGACGGTCAAGACAGCCAGAGAACAGTGA